GCGTTAGTAGTTATTTCTCCAATTACCATAACAAGACCTGTAGTAACTGCTGTCTCACACGCCACACGTGAATTAGGGTCTTGAACTAAAAGGGCGTCTAGTATTGAATCTGAAATCTGGTCACACATTTTATCTGGATGGCCCTCAGTAACAGATTCTGATGTAAATAATCTTCTCATTTAATAAATCCTCCTCATCTCTAGCATTAAATGCTGTAAACCGTATCACTTGTATATGCCAAGGTGGCACATCGTACATAATGTAGACTTTTTTGCATTAAAAAGCCTCTTCATACACATACGCAGAAGAGGCATAACTACTAAAGTTACCTCATCTGCCAAGAATATATCTCGCAGGAATTGGCACCATCTCACATTGCTGTGCTGGTTGCCGGGTTTCACAGGGCCAGTCCCTCCACCTCTCTTGATAAGGTTCAAGAATTTATTCATTTATTGTGCAACGGATTTTATTTTATATTAGCCAAAACCATATGTCAATATGTTTTTGAAAAATATTTTTTACTATTTTTGTATCAGTTTTATGGAGTAAGCACAGGCTTGAATCCATATACCAATTTTCCATCTGCTTCAGCAAACTGAAGGTATTTTATATCTTGATATATATTGGTTTTTGGCATAGATGCATAGTCTACCACACTGATATAGCTTACATTTCCATCTACTCTAGAGGAAAAACTCTTACCTGAATATACGACATATACATTCTTAGTCTTTGCTTCTTTTTGGATGATTTTGTCAAATGCATTTTGGTCTATACTGTCTGCGGACTTGTCACTGCCTTGAAGCACTATGACTACATTCCCAGCACTTTTTGACATTAGTCCTTTTAAATAGTCCCATTGACCTTTTACTTTGTATACTCCGCCATTTCTGTTGTCCACGCTTATAAATGTTGTATTTCCAACGGTTTTATATTTATATGCCCCATTAAAGGCTTCCTTTGGCGCTGACACCGCTCCTAAAAATGCGTTATCCCCAGCACCTAGAGTCATTACAGCTTGGTTTGAGCTGGCTGAGCTTGCGAGCTTTGCCTTAAATGCTTGATCAATTATGCTTTCTCCACCTGACATGTTTCCAAATACTGCTGCTGTTCCTGAATCCGGAAGAGTTTGAACCATTTTAGTATCAGGTGCATTTTTCTTAAGTACTTCTACTGGAATTTTTCCAGTAACTCCTCCATATGAAGCTACTATATTTCCACTTCCTGATGAAGTCGGCGTGAAATATCTGCCATCAAAGCTCCCTGATATTCCTTCTCCAGAAACCTGAAAACTAGGAGTAGTTATGTCTATAGGATTTTTAGAAGCATCAAAGGCTCTTATAGCAAGCTCTACCTTGTCTCCTTGGAAAATAGTTTCATTTAGCACAGAAATTTCAATCTGAGAGATACTACCTTTTGGAGCTGTATTTTTGATAGTAAGCCCATTTACGAGTGACCTTTCTGCAGATGCCATAGTATTTTGAATTTTGCCGTCTGCCATCAGCTGAGTAGAGCCTCCTCCGTCAAGCATCATGGCATCCTTTGCTCCTAGCGCTTTCATATACGCTTGCATGTCTTTTTCATCCATTCCTATAAACGGAGATTTTCTTCCGTCTACAGTGACTATGAGCATTTTTTTGTCCGCTGTGATTCCTAGAGCTGTTCTTTGACTTTTTCCGCTCACACTCTGGGTTATGGATGTCTCTACTCCATTTTTAAGAAGCATAGTACCTCCACCTATTGCAGTTTTTATATTGTTGTAATTTAAGTTTATATCTGTTTTTAGCTTGACCTTTTCTTCTGGAGTAAAAGCTCCTTGAAGTACAAAGCTATTTGCTCCAGCTGCTAGTATCACGTAACCATTTTCAGGAATTGCCACACTAGGCTGTCCACATCTTACTTCTCTTACGATGTCGTTTTCTACTACTATCTCTGTAAGGTCAAAATAAGTTTTATTAGCGCCTGGGCTGTTAGGAGTGTATTCTTTAGTGTATATTACTATGTTTCCATAGTCTTTACTCGGTTTATTTATTGCTGATATATCTACATTTATACCTCTTGAGCTATTTTCTACTTGAATATTTGAATAAAGGTAAGCAAGAAGTGCGTTGCCTGTAGAGTCAACTAGCAATGAAGCGTATTTATTAAGCTCATAATGAGGACTTGAAAGCTGCTTTCCATCTTTTACTATAGGCCCTATGGAAAATGCTGGGGTAGACATTGAGAAAAAATCACCATTCACTGCCGCAACTACGCCTTGCTCCTGATTTACCATATTGCTAAGTGTTGTTCTGTTTATAAAACCACTTTTATTAAATAAAACATCTAGCTTTACAGATGGATTGTTTAAATCTACTTCAAGTATATTTACGTTTTGGACTCCCCACTCGTAAAAGCTAGATACCTTTTTTAGATTTACCCCTTGACTTAAGGGAATCTGATACCTTGATTCATCTATTACATTTGCAAAGGATACTGCTGGAGCTAATCCAATTAGCATCGCTAGCATAAGAGCCGCAAATTGTTTTTTCATGCCTTACATCTCCTTCTTACATACAAAAGACATACTTTGATGTCAAAAAATCTGTTAATGGTTTTAGTTATACCTTCTCGCACTATATCTTAAGTCAAAAGCAAAAAAGATACAATTACATAGTGATTACAGTTCTGTTTCAGTTAGCCTTCCTATGATATAATACAGATGTTGTTATATAGTGATATTAAAAACTTGCTCTAAACCTACTAGAGTATATCGGAGGATAATATATATGAATGATTTTTTTGTAAACCTCAGTCACGAGGTCTACGTTTTTTTGCTCGCAGCAGTACCTCTAATCGAGCTCAGGGGAGCTATTCCACTAGGAATAGGGCTTGGAATGAGTCCTTGGGAAGCTTACTGGATTTCTGTTGCAGGCTCTACACTTCCTGCTCCTTTTCTCATTCTGTTTTTCAGAAAAATTTTAGAATTTATGGAAGAGAAGAACATTTTTAAATGGTTTACTGATTTTTTGAATAACCATATCTACAAAAAATCAAAAAAACTAAAGGCAGCGAATATACTCGGAATTTATGTATTCGTCGCTATTCCACTGCCTTCTACTGGAGCCTACACAGGCTCAGCACTTGCTTCCATTTTAAATATTCGTATGAAGTATGCTCTTCCTGCCATATTTTTTGGAAACATGACAGCAGGCTTTATCATGATGATGCTCTCACACGCTATAATGCTCTAGCCTAAAAACAGAGCTATGAGAGGTATAGTAACTAGAGACATTAAGGTTGTTAAAAATATAAGCTGAGATGCTAGAAGCTCGTCGCTTTCATAGCGAGTAGCAAATATTGCTACATTTGCAGCTACTGGCATAGCAGTTATTATTATAGGAATCTTTAAAAAATAACCATCTAGCTTTAATATCGTAAAAAGAACAATCATTATCGCTGGAATTACTGCAACTTTTATAACTGCTGTGAGTAGCAGTTTTTTGTTTGCAAAAATTGCATCTACTCTAGTTCTAGCTAGTGTGCTTCCAACTGCCAGCATGGCAAGAGGAGTGGTTGCTGAGGCTAAATATAGTAGCGTACTATCTAGTATCGGTGGAAGTTTAATTGAAAGTATAAACAAAGTAAACCCTATAGCTACTGCTATTGTCCCTGGATTAAGCAAGGCTGCAAGACCTTTTTTCTTAGATGCTGAGCTATCAGAGGATCTGCTGAGCATATGAACTCCAACTGTCCACATCAAAAGGTCAAACGGCATATTAAATAATGAAGTATAGAATATTCCTTGAGTTCCGTAAAGTCCCTGAGTTATAGGGTATCCCATAAAGCCTACGTTTGGAAATATCATAGCTGTCTGAAATACGTCCTTTTCCTTACCCTTTGCTCTAAGTAGCTTGGCAAATAGATATGAAAGCGAAATCGTACCTGCATAAACAGCTATAGCCATTCCTATCATCTTTAAGCTCTGACCTAGTAGCTCTATAGAAAAATCAAACTGCATAGCTCTTATTATAAGAGCTGGAAGCGTAATATATAAAACTAGAGTACTAATTTCTTTAGCTCCATGCTTTGTTATCATCTGCTGTTTTCCTGCTATATATCCAACTAATATCAGCAGAAACAGCACTAATACTTGAGAAAAAATCGTCCAAAAGTCCATTTTTATCACCGTCACTTTTTATAAATTAGGAACAAAATCACAATTATCTTTACTACCATGAAAATAAGCCTGTTTTTAATTTCAAAACTTGTATACATAAAACAAAACCATTTAGATTATTATCTCATAAAAAAGACAAATCTAAATGGTTTTTTTAGTTGTTATAATTTTCTTTATATTTCTTTTTTTATTTTTCTTAATAATTCTTCTTATTTCTTAATAATTCTTAATAATCCTTCTTATTTCTTGTAGGCCTTAGTGTATTGCTCATATATCATCTTGGCTATACCCATAGATTGATTCTTTGACACATCTTCCGCATATCTCTCTAGCATAAAATCCGTCATGATATCCTTGCCTGGAGCTTTTTCTTCGTCTTCATTTTCAGGAATAGTAGCTTTCATCTGCTTGAGCATGATTTTTAGAAATTCCGCTTCCATCTCTCCAGCAACTTTTTTAAGCTTTTCCTTTTCCATCTCGCTCATCTGTTCATCCTTGTAACTTACTGGGATGTTAGTAGGTATAAAAGGCTTAATGTCCATAGTCTACCTCCTATCTTTTAAGTGAGTTTACTGTCTGCATCATATCGTCTGCTGTCTGAATGGATTTTGAGTTTATTTCGTAGGCTCTTTGAGCCATAATCATTCTCACCATCTCGTCAACTAGCTGAACGTTAGATGTTTCTAAAAATCCTTGGTATAGTTTAGTGTCTTTACTTTCATCTTCTTCTATTACTGGCTCGCCTGAGTTTGCAGTCAGAGAGAAGAAGTTATTTCCCATAGCCTGAAGTCCCTCTGGATTAATAAACTGAACTATTTGAATCTCTCCTAGCTCTACTATCTCGCCTGCTTCATCCTGAGCCGTAACCATCCCTCCCTCAGATATAGAGAAGTTTCTCATAGTAGATTCCACTTCTATTACATCATCGTCTGTAGATAGTACGGTATAGCCCTGAGAAGTAACTAGAGTCATAACATCTCCATCCACAGAAAACTTGAAGTTTCCATCTCTAGTAAACAGCTGCTCTGGATTGCCAGTTGGGTTCTCAACTACAAAAAATCCTGGGCCTTCTAAAGCAACATCTGTAGGATTTTCAGTTTTTTCTAGATTTCCATTTGTGAACAATCTAGAAGTAGCAACAGGTCTTACCCCGTGACCTATTTGAAGATTTACAGGTTCTCCTAGCTCAGGGTCGTTTGATACGCTTTTCATCGATGTATAAAGTAAATCCTTAAATTCTGTTTTTTGTTTTTTGAATCCTGTCGTATTTACGTTTGCAAGGTTGTTTGATATTGTATCCATATTTAGCTGTTGTGCTCTCATTCCACTAGCCGCAGTCCAAAGTGCTCTCATATGTATCTTCCTCTCTATTTTTAAATATATATACTTATTTTAGTTATATAAATATTTTTTCTCCTATATCTTCATTAATCCTCAATATATATTATATTTTGCCTATTTCATTTGCAGCTTTTGACATTATGTCATCATATGATCTTATAACTTTTTGACCGCTTTCGTAGCCTCTAAGCAAATTTATCATTTCAGCCATTTCTGATATTATATCTACGTTTGAGCCTTCTAAATATCCTTGGAGCACCTGTCCATCAAACTCAGCTTCATCCGCTTCGATGCCATCTGCCATTGTAAGGTAGCTTTCTCCCTGCTTTATCATGCTCTCCGTGTTTGCTATGTTTACTACTCCAAGTGTATCAATTTCCTCTGGCTCGCCATCTACGGTTGCCACTATGTTTCCAAATTTATCTATGTCTATTTTTGAAGCTCCCTCAGGAACTGAAATTTCATTGTCGCTGGCAGAAAGCACTACATTTCCACTATAATCCACTAAAATTCCTTCTGGATTAATAGAAAAACCACCATTTCTGCTATATTTTATTTGATTATCCTGCATATCTAATATTTTGAAAAATCCTTTACCCTCTATTGCTACGTGAAGAGGATTTTCTGTAGGGTCTAAATTACCTTGATTAAAGTTAATCATAGACCTGTCAGCTAGTGCTCCACCATTCATCGTTCCTATGACCTGAGCATTTACAGCTGTTATAACTCTAGCTACGTCTTGTCCGCCTGCTTGCAGTATGCCGTTTGGAAGTAGGGTAATCGCACCGTCTGGCGCTGAAATCGGATTGCCATTTACATCTAAAAGGTAGGCTCCAAACTTCGCATGAGTATTGCTGTCTGAATCTCTCAAAGCTGTTCTAAGGTATCCTTCCTCATCTCTAGTTATTTTAGCAGATTTATGATATCCTATGCCATGTCTATCTTCCATTCTAAAATATCCCGAGGTTATTTCTATGGACACAATCGAGTCATTTGTTTGAAAATCTGCTGGTGGATCTACGTTTACAAGTTGCCTAGTAGGTCTCAGATTATTTTCTACTCCATTTAGCTTTACCATGAGCTGTTCTGGAAAAGACTCTGTAACTAGAACATCTTTTTTAAATGCAGTAGTTTGAGAGTTTGCGATGTTGCTCGTGATTACATCTATTCTTTTTGAGTCCGTTCTCATGCCATTTGTAGCTGTATAAATACCTCTAAACATAATTCCCTCCAAGTTTACAAAAAGTCTATTAGCTAGGCTAATAGACTCCTTATGTACATCATCTAATTTAATTCAGATTAATGCATTACAGGATATAGCCCTGTAACCTTTATCGACATTTCTATAGAATTTACCTATAGTTCTTTAGTACCTTTTTTTAGTTGAGCGCTGTAATACCTTTATAGAATTAAGTGCTTCTCCCGTTCCTTTTGCAACACAAGAAATAGCATCGTCTGCTATATATACACTTATACCCGTTCTTTTAGCAATAAGCTTATCTAGTCCCCAAAGAAGAGACCCTCCACCAGTCATAAGGATTCCTTTGTCACTGATATCTGCTGATAGCTCCGGTGGTGTTTTTTCAAGCACATAGTGAACTGCATCAGCTATTTGTGCTACACTTTCTCTAAGCGCTTCTAATGTTTCTTCTGAAGATACCTTGATTGTTTCTGGAAGTCCTGAAACTAGGTTTCTTCCTCTTACATCCATAGTTACTTCCGTATCTCTTGGGAAAGCTGAACCGATGTTGATTTTGATTTCTTCAGCTGTACGCTCTCCGATTAATATGCTGTGTTTCTTTCTCATGTACTTCACTATCGCCTCATCGAACTTATCTCCAGCGATTTTTATTGAGGTGCTTACAACTATACCTCCAAGAGATATAACTGCAACATCAGAGGTTCCTCCCCCGATATCTACTACCATACTTCCGTTTGGCTGAGAAATCTCTATTCCAGCTCCTATAGCTGCTGCTATCGGCTCTTCAATTAAGAATACGTCTCTAGCTCCTGCTTCCATAGTAGCATCTATTACTGCTCTTTTTTCAACTTCCGTTACTCCTGATGGTACACAAACTATAATCTGAGGCTTGAAGAATCTAAATAGACCTACTCCTCCAGTAACTTTCTCTATGAAATGCTTTAGCATTTTTTCTGTAACATCGTAATCAGAAATAACTCCGTCTTTTAATGGACGAATTGCAACTATATTTCCAGGTGTACGACCTAGCATCCTTTGAGCTTCTTCACCGACAGCAAGCACCTTATTAGTGCTAGTGTCTATAGCTACAACTGATGGCTCCTGAAGTACTATCCCCTTGCCTTTTACATATACTAGTACTGACGCGGTACCTAAATCTATTCCAATATCTGGCGAAAATCCCATTTCTATATTCTCCTTTTCATCAATAAATTATTCTCTAATCATTTTAACATTATTTGGAAAGAATTAGTCCTCTATTTTTTCAATATTTGCCCCTAATGAGGAAAGCTTCTTCACTATATCTACATATCCTCTTTCGACATGATAAATTTCAGTAACTCTAGTTTGTCCTTCTGCTACCATTCCACTAAGAATAAGCGCTGCTCCAGCTCTTAAATCTGTAGCTACAACATTTGAGCCTTCAAGATTTTTTACGCCTTGAATTACTGCTGATTTTCCCTCTATTTTTATATCTGCTCCCATTCTGTTTAGCTCAGGAACATTCATAAATCTGTTTTCAAATACAGTTTCTATAACCATAGAATTGCCCTCAGCAATGCTAAGCAGTGCCATAAATGGAGACTGCAAATCTGTAGGAAAACCTGGATGAGGCATAGTTTTGATATCTGTAGGCATTATGTTTTTCGGCCCAATAACTCTTATAGTAGATTCACCTTCTTCTACCACGCAACCCATTTCTATGAGTTTTGCCATTACCGGTCTAAGGTGATCTGGAATAACATTTTCCAGCACAATATCACCCTTGGTAATAGCTGCAGCTACCATGTAGGTTCCTGCTTCTATACGGTCAGGAATTACTATATGCTCAGCGCCGTGAAGGGCTTTTACTCCAGTTATTTTTATGGTTTTTGTTCCAGCTCCTTTAACCTTACCACCCATTTCATTGATAAAGTTAGAAAGATCTACTATTTCTGGCTCTTCTGCAGCATTTTCAATAACAGTAACGCCATCTGCAAGAGCTGCCGCCATCATTATATTTTCTGTAGCTCCAACAGAAGGGAAATCCAGATAAATCTTATGACCCTCTAGCCCTTTAGTGTGTGCTTCTACATAGCCATGCTCCATATCTACAAGTGCATTCATAGCTTTAAACCCTTTTAGATGCAAATCAATAGGTCTTGTACCTATAGCACATCCTCCAGGCATTGAAATTTTTGATCTGTTAAATCTCGCAAGCAGTGGCCCCATAATCAAAAATGAAGCTCTCATTTTGCTAACTAGCTCATATGGAGCATCATAGCTATTTATGTTAGTAGCATCAACTACCAAAGTTTCATCTTTAAACTCAACCTTTGCACCTAAGTGGCGAAGTAAATCACTCATTACATGTACATCTCTTAAGTTTGGTACTCCCTTAATTGTAGATACACCGTCTGCAAGAAGTGTAGCTGCTATTACTGGAAGAACTGCGTTCTTTGCTCCACTGATTTTTACATTACCCTTTAATGGTCCGCTTTTTCTCACTAGAATATGAGCCAAATTGTTCATTCCTTTCGATTTTCCAAATATAAATCGCTTTTTTCATCCATTTTTAACCTGCCGGACTCTAATTGTCCCACATCATCTATTATTATAAAGTTGTATGCTATATTTTAAATTTTATTTTTTATCAAAGTCCAAATCTATTTATACCCTTTTTATCTGAACATGTCAATTTATATTTTACTATATAAATCATCTAGATAAAAGTATATATATTCTACTTAGAAAATTTATTGATTTCAAAGCAAATTTTTAGGGTTCTAAAAGTAAACCTTTACTTTCAAAACCCTTTATTCACAATTAAACTCTTGCTAATTCGCTCAATAAAAGCTTTTTAATGAGTCTTTTGACTTTTTATTTAATTCTCAACCAGAGCCTTTTTAACTTGTATTGTGTAAAAGAATTTATTTGTATCATCTACATGAAATATATATTCTTTTCCATTTTCTTCAAATATTACAGATTTTAAAACTATACTTCCGTTATGGTCAATTATATTCTTACTCATCAAATAAGCTGTAGCATCTTCATAGCTGATTTCATTTACTATAGAGGTAAGTAAAACTGCATTTTCTTTAAACCCTAGTGGGAAATGTCCGTTGTCTTCTTGATAAACTCCAATTACACCAACTTTTTCTATTTGATTGTCTTTTCCCTGGAATATCCCTATAAGTGAATTGGTTTTCTTAGTACTGTTTTGTTTAAATGAAATTTCCAAGCCAGATTTCAAAACATCTTCTATGCCTTTGTCGTATTTATAAATTTGGTTTTGCTGCAATAATTTTTCTTCATAAGCCGTTTTGAAAGCTTTTTCTGAGGAGTATAGCATATATTTTTCGACTTTTGCTCCTGCAAAAGAGCCTGCGTTTAACACGTCGCTTTTTGAAAGTACTAACATAGTCATAAAAACAAGCATGATTGAAAAAAGTGTCATAATATGTATTACGCTTAGTTTTCTTCTAGTTTTCTTAGGTCCTTGAATCATAGCTTCCTTAATGTTTTCTCTTCTTTGAATTCTAGCTGCCTGTTTTCTTTCACTGCGACTTGCCTTTCTCATTCTACACTCCCTTTGCAATATTAAGCATATCCTTAAATATTACGTATCTATATTGATAATACTCAGTTAGTATTTATAATACTCTACATTATCAATTTTAATCGATTTGTAATAATCTAATTTTAATTCTTTTTTGAAAAAAAAGCTATAATTTGGTAAAAATAATTGAACTTTTTTCCAAATTATAGCTTTAGCCTTAGGCATATTATTTAATTATAGTTCTATGGAGCTACAGCAGGTTCTGCATACATCACTGGATAGTCTATATACTTTCCAGTTTTTGCATCTATATAGCTTCCACTATAATGTCCATCCTTTGATACAAGTGAATATATTAGTTTTATTACAGGTTCACCTGTTTTTTGAGTTTGATTATAATCTAGGGTATATCTAAGCTGCATAGATTTGTCACTTAAGAATTTTTCCATTGCTTGCTCAGGCTTGATTAGTCCTTCAAGAGAATCGAAAGTTTTTTTGTCATCCCAGTATATTCCCATAGATTCTACTGTTTTAGTAACCCCATTGATTCTAATATCTATAAACTGCTCTTGAAACTCTGCTGATTCAACTTTTCTTGGGAATGTAAAGTAATATTCAGCTGGAGTGTAAGGATTTGATTCATAAACATAATTTACCTGCTCAAAATCCACTTGTTTTAATTGCTCTGGTGCTATTTTAGCAAGCTCCTTAATAGCCATTTCATAAGCTTGCTTATAGTTTATTACAGGTTTTTGGTTTGTTGGCATATCATAAGGCATACCTTCAATATACATAGGCATTCTTCCCATGAAAAGTACTTTGTTGTCTGAGATATTTATGCTTACATAGTATTCTAGCTTGGCCTTTGTATCTTTATAGGTCACGTATACGTTATTTGGGTCATATTCGCTATACTCTACTTTAGGAGTTAGTTCTACGCCGTAGACTTCCTTAAGAAGCATATTCGCCGCCTCTACCGCCTGACCTTTGTTTTCTGCTTTAAATTCAATAGGTTTTATATCTTTAGTAAGATTAGAAACCTCATCAGGAGTCATGTTAAATTTTTCTATAGTAACTGGTCCACCGAAATAATATATATTCTTTGTATGAGCATCTACTGCATCTCCAAAAGCAGTATCTATTATATAAACAGGAATAGCTCTTTTTTCATCACTAGGTGAAGTTACATATTTTAGCTCAGATGTAAACTTTTCCTTAGCAATCTTTAAGGCTTCCTCTGCAGTCAGCTTAGGAGTAGCATCTGGAAATTTTAAGCTCTTAGTATAATTCTGATAAAAAGACACCACTTTTCCTGTTGATAAATCAACACTCACTGATATGAAATCTCCATCGTACTCTATGCCTTCATGAACTCTTTGATAGTAGTAATCTCCCATTACATATTCCTGATTGTATGGTGATTCTTCAAATACTTTATATGTGAACTGTGATAAATCTAAGTCGGTCTTGTCTTTTAAGAATTCCTTTGCTATTTCATGACCTTTTTCTTTAGTCATCTTTCTCTTAGCTTCATAATCTATATTCATATTTGATACAGATATTATTTCTTTATTGTCTTCATAATAAGCTACGTAAGCTCCTCCGCCTCCATTTTCACTTTTCGGCATGAAGCTTACAGAGATATTTTCTCTGAAGTTCTTGTCCTTTGGAAACTGTTCATCGTTATAATCTGAAGAATAAAATACATCCAATATATAATCCTCAGATTTTAACTCAGTCCCAAAATAATCTTTCATTATGGCTTTAGCATAATCTATAGCCTCTAAATCTCTTTTTGTAAGCTCTCTTTGTTCTATAACTGCTGGAACTGTGAGCTTTGAATCAAGCACTCCATTATCCATACCTACCATATTTGAATCCGCAAATGAAATTGCTGGTGAAGTAAGCATCGCGGTCATCATACTAAGTGCAATCAGTTTTTTATATTTCTTCATAAAAAACACCTCCTATTTTGATTTCTACCATAATTATAATTCCCGAATCACCCTCAGGCATTACAAATTACTTACAAATAGGAGGCATTTTGTTACATTCCAATTAATTTTTTTATTCTGTTTTCTATGCCATTTGCCCAGTTAGGGTCTGTAGCATATTTTTTCCCTATAGCACTGATGCTATATCCATTAAAATATTTTCCATCTGGCTGAAGATAATTTTCCGATAGGTATTTTGCCACAGTATCTATGCTCTCATCAAAGCTCTTAAAGCCTTTTGCACTACTGTATGGAGAATTGTCATAGGC
This is a stretch of genomic DNA from Acetoanaerobium sticklandii. It encodes these proteins:
- a CDS encoding phosphodiester glycosidase family protein, whose protein sequence is MKKQFAALMLAMLIGLAPAVSFANVIDESRYQIPLSQGVNLKKVSSFYEWGVQNVNILEVDLNNPSVKLDVLFNKSGFINRTTLSNMVNQEQGVVAAVNGDFFSMSTPAFSIGPIVKDGKQLSSPHYELNKYASLLVDSTGNALLAYLYSNIQVENSSRGINVDISAINKPSKDYGNIVIYTKEYTPNSPGANKTYFDLTEIVVENDIVREVRCGQPSVAIPENGYVILAAGANSFVLQGAFTPEEKVKLKTDINLNYNNIKTAIGGGTMLLKNGVETSITQSVSGKSQRTALGITADKKMLIVTVDGRKSPFIGMDEKDMQAYMKALGAKDAMMLDGGGSTQLMADGKIQNTMASAERSLVNGLTIKNTAPKGSISQIEISVLNETIFQGDKVELAIRAFDASKNPIDITTPSFQVSGEGISGSFDGRYFTPTSSGSGNIVASYGGVTGKIPVEVLKKNAPDTKMVQTLPDSGTAAVFGNMSGGESIIDQAFKAKLASSASSNQAVMTLGAGDNAFLGAVSAPKEAFNGAYKYKTVGNTTFISVDNRNGGVYKVKGQWDYLKGLMSKSAGNVVIVLQGSDKSADSIDQNAFDKIIQKEAKTKNVYVVYSGKSFSSRVDGNVSYISVVDYASMPKTNIYQDIKYLQFAEADGKLVYGFKPVLTP
- a CDS encoding COG2426 family protein yields the protein MNDFFVNLSHEVYVFLLAAVPLIELRGAIPLGIGLGMSPWEAYWISVAGSTLPAPFLILFFRKILEFMEEKNIFKWFTDFLNNHIYKKSKKLKAANILGIYVFVAIPLPSTGAYTGSALASILNIRMKYALPAIFFGNMTAGFIMMMLSHAIML
- a CDS encoding AEC family transporter produces the protein MDFWTIFSQVLVLFLLILVGYIAGKQQMITKHGAKEISTLVLYITLPALIIRAMQFDFSIELLGQSLKMIGMAIAVYAGTISLSYLFAKLLRAKGKEKDVFQTAMIFPNVGFMGYPITQGLYGTQGIFYTSLFNMPFDLLMWTVGVHMLSRSSDSSASKKKGLAALLNPGTIAVAIGFTLFILSIKLPPILDSTLLYLASATTPLAMLAVGSTLARTRVDAIFANKKLLLTAVIKVAVIPAIMIVLFTILKLDGYFLKIPIIITAMPVAANVAIFATRYESDELLASQLIFLTTLMSLVTIPLIALFLG
- a CDS encoding rod-binding protein gives rise to the protein MDIKPFIPTNIPVSYKDEQMSEMEKEKLKKVAGEMEAEFLKIMLKQMKATIPENEDEEKAPGKDIMTDFMLERYAEDVSKNQSMGIAKMIYEQYTKAYKK
- the flgG gene encoding flagellar basal-body rod protein FlgG produces the protein MRALWTAASGMRAQQLNMDTISNNLANVNTTGFKKQKTEFKDLLYTSMKSVSNDPELGEPVNLQIGHGVRPVATSRLFTNGNLEKTENPTDVALEGPGFFVVENPTGNPEQLFTRDGNFKFSVDGDVMTLVTSQGYTVLSTDDDVIEVESTMRNFSISEGGMVTAQDEAGEIVELGEIQIVQFINPEGLQAMGNNFFSLTANSGEPVIEEDESKDTKLYQGFLETSNVQLVDEMVRMIMAQRAYEINSKSIQTADDMMQTVNSLKR
- a CDS encoding flagellar hook-basal body protein gives rise to the protein MFRGIYTATNGMRTDSKRIDVITSNIANSQTTAFKKDVLVTESFPEQLMVKLNGVENNLRPTRQLVNVDPPADFQTNDSIVSIEITSGYFRMEDRHGIGYHKSAKITRDEEGYLRTALRDSDSNTHAKFGAYLLDVNGNPISAPDGAITLLPNGILQAGGQDVARVITAVNAQVIGTMNGGALADRSMINFNQGNLDPTENPLHVAIEGKGFFKILDMQDNQIKYSRNGGFSINPEGILVDYSGNVVLSASDNEISVPEGASKIDIDKFGNIVATVDGEPEEIDTLGVVNIANTESMIKQGESYLTMADGIEADEAEFDGQVLQGYLEGSNVDIISEMAEMINLLRGYESGQKVIRSYDDIMSKAANEIGKI
- a CDS encoding rod shape-determining protein, yielding MGFSPDIGIDLGTASVLVYVKGKGIVLQEPSVVAIDTSTNKVLAVGEEAQRMLGRTPGNIVAIRPLKDGVISDYDVTEKMLKHFIEKVTGGVGLFRFFKPQIIVCVPSGVTEVEKRAVIDATMEAGARDVFLIEEPIAAAIGAGIEISQPNGSMVVDIGGGTSDVAVISLGGIVVSTSIKIAGDKFDEAIVKYMRKKHSILIGERTAEEIKINIGSAFPRDTEVTMDVRGRNLVSGLPETIKVSSEETLEALRESVAQIADAVHYVLEKTPPELSADISDKGILMTGGGSLLWGLDKLIAKRTGISVYIADDAISCVAKGTGEALNSIKVLQRSTKKRY
- the murA gene encoding UDP-N-acetylglucosamine 1-carboxyvinyltransferase, giving the protein MAHILVRKSGPLKGNVKISGAKNAVLPVIAATLLADGVSTIKGVPNLRDVHVMSDLLRHLGAKVEFKDETLVVDATNINSYDAPYELVSKMRASFLIMGPLLARFNRSKISMPGGCAIGTRPIDLHLKGFKAMNALVDMEHGYVEAHTKGLEGHKIYLDFPSVGATENIMMAAALADGVTVIENAAEEPEIVDLSNFINEMGGKVKGAGTKTIKITGVKALHGAEHIVIPDRIEAGTYMVAAAITKGDIVLENVIPDHLRPVMAKLIEMGCVVEEGESTIRVIGPKNIMPTDIKTMPHPGFPTDLQSPFMALLSIAEGNSMVIETVFENRFMNVPELNRMGADIKIEGKSAVIQGVKNLEGSNVVATDLRAGAALILSGMVAEGQTRVTEIYHVERGYVDIVKKLSSLGANIEKIED